One genomic segment of Pseudonocardia sp. T1-2H includes these proteins:
- the yajC gene encoding preprotein translocase subunit YajC yields MDISLLFPVLILLLFIPIFLSGRKQKRAMAATQQMQSALDTGDVVVTTSGLRATVVDASYEETIDLEIADGVVTTWLRAAVREKVDPTPEDFSTPAEADSDTVTSADAADTTTTTDSSDTPGTDGRSNDRS; encoded by the coding sequence ATGGACATCAGCCTGCTCTTCCCCGTCCTCATCCTCCTCCTCTTCATCCCGATCTTCCTGTCGGGCCGCAAGCAGAAGCGTGCCATGGCCGCGACCCAGCAGATGCAGTCGGCGCTGGACACCGGGGACGTCGTGGTGACGACCTCCGGCCTGCGCGCGACCGTCGTCGACGCCTCCTACGAGGAGACGATCGACCTGGAGATCGCCGACGGCGTCGTCACCACCTGGCTGCGCGCCGCGGTGCGCGAGAAGGTCGACCCCACGCCGGAGGACTTCAGCACCCCGGCCGAGGCCGACTCGGACACCGTGACCAGCGCGGACGCCGCCGACACGACGACCACGACGGACAGCTCGGACACTCCGGGCACCGACGGCAGGTCGAACGACCGCAGCTGA
- a CDS encoding adenine phosphoribosyltransferase, translated as MSEAALADSDDVDPGFEHVRSLIRDVPDYPRPGVLFRDLTPVLADAEAFATVATELAARVGLADVVVGIEARGFLVGAAVALVAGVGVVPVRKPGKLPVVAASRTYDLEYGTATLELPADTVRPGSKAFVVDDVLATGGTAEATCALLTDAGAEVVGFGTVLELAGLGGRDRLAGIDVHSLFTL; from the coding sequence ATGAGCGAGGCGGCCCTGGCGGACTCCGACGACGTCGATCCCGGCTTCGAGCACGTCCGCTCCCTGATCCGGGACGTGCCGGACTACCCCCGGCCGGGGGTCCTCTTCCGGGACCTCACGCCCGTGCTCGCGGACGCGGAGGCCTTCGCCACCGTGGCGACCGAGCTCGCGGCCCGCGTCGGGCTCGCGGACGTCGTCGTCGGGATCGAGGCGCGCGGGTTCCTGGTCGGTGCGGCCGTCGCGCTCGTCGCGGGGGTCGGGGTCGTGCCGGTGCGCAAGCCCGGGAAGCTGCCGGTCGTCGCCGCGTCCCGGACCTATGACCTCGAGTACGGCACCGCCACCCTGGAGCTGCCCGCGGACACCGTCAGGCCCGGGAGCAAGGCCTTCGTCGTCGACGACGTCCTGGCCACCGGCGGTACGGCGGAGGCCACCTGCGCGCTGCTGACGGACGCCGGAGCCGAGGTCGTCGGCTTCGGGACGGTGCTGGAGCTCGCGGGGCTCGGCGGGCGGGACCGCCTCGCGGGCATCGACGTGCACTCCCTGTTCACGCTCTGA
- a CDS encoding peptidylprolyl isomerase, with the protein MATNQMRREAAKRKLAHQQQRRMDAARKRKRTAVIVSAAVVVVVVVAVVLLTLPSGADDPAPTAQAAAAPGTVSCEYPAEANAAKANQPPQTTGVSNVGTAEVALGTSAGPISLTLDRAKAPCTVNSFLSLAGQGYFDNTQCHRLTTGEGLKVLQCGDPTAQGTGGPGYTIADEPPTGLAPSPSGGGTVIYPRGTVAMAKTAAPNSGGSQFFLVYADSTLPPDYTVFGTIDQAGLATIDKVAAGGTDNSNGEGDGKPVTPVTIQSAKVA; encoded by the coding sequence GTGGCCACGAACCAGATGCGGCGCGAAGCGGCCAAGCGCAAGCTCGCCCACCAGCAGCAACGGCGGATGGACGCCGCGCGCAAGCGGAAGCGCACCGCGGTGATCGTCTCGGCCGCGGTCGTCGTCGTCGTGGTGGTGGCGGTCGTGCTGCTGACGCTGCCCTCCGGGGCGGACGACCCCGCCCCCACCGCCCAGGCCGCCGCCGCACCGGGCACCGTCTCGTGCGAGTACCCCGCCGAGGCGAACGCAGCCAAGGCGAACCAGCCGCCGCAGACGACGGGCGTCTCGAACGTCGGCACCGCCGAGGTCGCACTCGGCACCTCCGCCGGGCCGATCAGCCTGACGCTGGACCGCGCCAAGGCGCCCTGCACCGTCAACAGCTTCCTGTCCCTCGCCGGCCAGGGCTACTTCGACAACACCCAGTGCCACCGCCTGACCACCGGCGAGGGCCTGAAGGTGCTGCAGTGCGGCGACCCGACGGCCCAGGGCACCGGCGGCCCCGGCTACACGATCGCGGACGAGCCGCCGACCGGCCTGGCGCCGTCCCCCTCCGGCGGCGGCACCGTGATCTACCCGCGCGGCACGGTCGCGATGGCGAAGACCGCCGCGCCGAACTCGGGCGGCAGCCAGTTCTTCCTGGTCTACGCGGACTCGACGCTCCCGCCGGACTACACCGTGTTCGGCACGATCGACCAGGCCGGCCTGGCCACGATCGACAAGGTCGCCGCCGGCGGTACCGACAACTCCAACGGCGAGGGCGACGGCAAGCCCGTCACCCCGGTGACGATCCAGAGCGCCAAGGTCGCCTGA
- the secD gene encoding protein translocase subunit SecD produces MATTPGRISPWRYLAAFAGIVVVLYALVFLTGDRKPTPKLGIDLQGGTRVTLSARTESGQVPPRDQLIQAQQIIEQRVNGLGVSGAEVVLDGSNITITVPGAEGDQARSLGQTAQLRFRPVIGGPVAATPPPGAGAGQAGAATPAPAAPAAPASAPAAPAGQPQGLPAGTSDRAVEPVSYSAPLQQPTPTPTPPPAPAPDAGNPAPADPKLATAIAEAKALRQSEDPAVQAQALQQLDCKATDPLRGYDDPTKPLVACTQDKTGKYLLGPTILEGTQIASATATADPNGAGYVVNLDFKSEGSKIWGDFTAANIGKQSAFVLDGEVVSAPTINGALYGQTQVSGNFSQQQAQNLASALRYGSLPLSFESSQAETVSATLGLASLKAGLIAGVVGLALVFVYCLFYYRVLGILTMLSLVLSGGVVYAVLVLLGRWIGFTLDLAGVAGFIVAIGITADSFVIFFERLKDEVREGRSFRSAVPRGWVRARRTILSADAVSFLAAAVLYILAVGQVKGFAFTLGMSTVLDLVVVFLVTHPLVALASNSRVFGSPALSGLGEVARIGAQRKKAAAAAAGTKGA; encoded by the coding sequence GTGGCAACGACCCCGGGGCGGATCAGCCCCTGGCGGTACCTGGCGGCGTTCGCCGGCATCGTCGTCGTCCTGTACGCCCTGGTGTTCCTCACCGGCGACCGTAAGCCCACGCCGAAGCTGGGCATCGACCTGCAGGGCGGCACGCGGGTCACGCTGTCCGCCCGGACCGAGTCCGGCCAGGTCCCGCCGCGGGACCAGCTCATCCAGGCGCAGCAGATCATCGAGCAGCGCGTCAACGGGCTCGGCGTCAGCGGTGCCGAGGTCGTCCTGGACGGCAGCAACATCACGATCACCGTCCCGGGCGCGGAGGGCGACCAGGCCCGTTCGCTCGGTCAGACCGCGCAGCTCCGGTTCCGCCCCGTCATCGGCGGCCCGGTCGCGGCCACACCGCCTCCCGGCGCCGGCGCGGGCCAGGCGGGCGCGGCCACCCCGGCTCCCGCGGCTCCGGCGGCGCCCGCGAGCGCGCCCGCGGCCCCGGCGGGCCAGCCGCAGGGCCTCCCCGCCGGCACGAGCGACCGGGCCGTCGAGCCCGTCTCCTACTCGGCCCCGCTGCAGCAGCCGACACCCACCCCGACGCCGCCGCCGGCGCCCGCGCCCGACGCCGGCAACCCCGCGCCCGCCGATCCGAAGCTCGCCACGGCGATCGCGGAGGCGAAGGCACTGCGGCAGAGCGAGGACCCCGCGGTCCAGGCGCAGGCGTTGCAGCAACTGGACTGCAAGGCCACGGATCCCCTGCGGGGCTACGACGACCCGACCAAGCCGCTGGTCGCGTGCACCCAGGACAAGACGGGCAAGTACCTCCTCGGCCCGACGATCCTCGAGGGCACCCAGATCGCGAGCGCCACGGCGACCGCGGACCCCAATGGCGCGGGCTACGTCGTCAACTTGGACTTCAAGTCCGAGGGCTCGAAGATCTGGGGAGACTTCACCGCCGCGAACATCGGCAAGCAGTCCGCGTTCGTGCTCGACGGCGAGGTCGTCTCGGCACCGACCATCAACGGCGCGCTCTACGGCCAGACGCAGGTCAGCGGCAACTTCTCCCAGCAGCAGGCGCAGAACCTCGCGAGCGCCCTGCGCTACGGCTCGCTGCCGCTGTCGTTCGAGTCCTCGCAGGCCGAGACGGTGTCCGCGACCCTGGGCCTGGCCTCGCTGAAGGCCGGGCTGATCGCCGGCGTCGTCGGGCTCGCGCTGGTGTTCGTCTACTGCCTCTTCTACTACCGGGTGCTCGGCATCCTGACGATGCTGTCGCTGGTGCTCTCCGGCGGCGTCGTCTACGCGGTGCTGGTGCTGCTCGGGCGCTGGATCGGCTTCACGCTCGACCTCGCCGGCGTCGCCGGGTTCATCGTGGCCATCGGCATCACGGCGGACTCGTTCGTGATCTTCTTCGAACGGTTGAAGGACGAGGTCCGCGAAGGGCGGTCGTTCCGCTCGGCCGTGCCGCGCGGCTGGGTCCGCGCCCGCCGCACGATCCTGTCCGCGGACGCCGTCAGCTTCCTGGCCGCCGCGGTGCTCTACATCCTGGCCGTCGGCCAGGTGAAGGGCTTCGCGTTCACCCTCGGCATGTCGACGGTGCTGGACCTCGTCGTCGTGTTCCTGGTGACGCACCCGCTGGTCGCGCTCGCGTCGAACTCGCGGGTCTTCGGCAGCCCCGCGCTGTCCGGGCTCGGTGAGGTCGCGCGGATCGGCGCGCAACGGAAGAAGGCCGCCGCCGCGGCCGCCGGAACGAAGGGCGCGTGA
- the secF gene encoding protein translocase subunit SecF, whose protein sequence is MSANTVPTAPAKRGALSRLYTGTGAFDIVGKRKIWYVSFGLLVLVCILSIALRGFNLGIDFTGGSQIQMPAAGANGVATTQQVGDVYQRSVGMGAASIQSAGTGSSASILIRSEALSEAQVIALKQALFDAFQPLGSNGQPSAEVISDSAVSGTWGGEITRQAIIALAVFLVLVTAFLAFYFERSMAIAALVALVHDVVVTAGVYSIVGFEVTPSTVIGLLTILGFSLYDTVVVFDKVKENARGILGLTRRNYSEIANLAVNQTLMRSINTSLIAVLPVLGLMIVGVGLLGVGTLADLALVQMVGIIAGSLSSLLLATPLLVDLKMRDPKYQQQAKRVAARRARQATARGAGTDAPEATDDESIAQELRREKALSAAASTPARAQRAAGRPQGKSGRPGGRPSGKRNR, encoded by the coding sequence ATGAGCGCGAACACCGTCCCCACCGCCCCTGCGAAGCGCGGTGCACTGTCCCGGCTCTACACCGGCACCGGCGCGTTCGACATCGTCGGCAAGCGCAAGATCTGGTACGTCAGCTTCGGGCTGCTCGTGCTGGTCTGCATCCTGTCGATCGCCCTTCGCGGGTTCAACCTCGGCATCGACTTCACCGGCGGCTCCCAGATCCAGATGCCGGCCGCGGGCGCGAACGGCGTCGCCACCACCCAGCAGGTCGGGGACGTCTACCAGCGTTCCGTCGGGATGGGCGCCGCGTCCATCCAGTCCGCCGGCACCGGCTCGTCGGCGTCGATCCTCATCCGGTCCGAGGCGCTGAGCGAGGCGCAGGTCATCGCGCTCAAGCAGGCCCTGTTCGACGCGTTCCAGCCCCTCGGGAGCAACGGGCAGCCGTCCGCGGAGGTGATCAGCGACTCGGCGGTCAGCGGCACCTGGGGCGGCGAGATCACCCGGCAGGCGATCATCGCGCTCGCGGTGTTCCTCGTGCTGGTCACGGCGTTCCTGGCGTTCTACTTCGAGCGGTCCATGGCGATCGCGGCGCTCGTCGCCCTGGTGCACGACGTCGTGGTCACCGCGGGCGTGTACTCCATCGTCGGGTTCGAGGTCACGCCCTCGACGGTCATCGGCCTGCTGACGATCCTCGGGTTCTCCCTCTACGACACGGTCGTGGTGTTCGACAAGGTCAAGGAGAACGCCCGCGGCATCCTCGGCCTGACCAGGCGGAACTACTCCGAGATCGCCAACCTCGCGGTCAACCAGACGCTGATGCGCTCGATCAACACCTCGCTGATCGCGGTGCTGCCCGTCCTCGGGCTGATGATCGTCGGCGTCGGGCTGCTGGGCGTCGGCACGCTCGCCGACCTGGCGCTCGTGCAGATGGTCGGGATCATCGCCGGGTCGCTGTCGTCGCTGCTGCTCGCGACGCCGCTGCTCGTCGACCTGAAGATGCGGGACCCGAAGTACCAGCAGCAGGCCAAGCGGGTCGCGGCCCGCCGGGCCCGGCAGGCGACGGCCCGGGGCGCCGGGACCGACGCGCCGGAGGCGACCGACGACGAGTCGATCGCCCAGGAGCTCCGCCGCGAGAAGGCCCTGTCCGCCGCCGCGAGCACGCCGGCGCGGGCCCAGCGTGCGGCCGGCCGGCCGCAGGGCAAGTCGGGCCGGCCCGGTGGCCGGCCCAGTGGGAAGCGGAACCGATGA
- a CDS encoding RelA/SpoT family protein has product MTGVEPSAPPAVAEYGPDHADDPAKPSATRRVRARIARRMTPQRVAIVKPVLEPLASVHRTLHPKADLVLLQRAYDVAEDKHQHQKRKSGDPYITHPLAVATILAELGMDTTTLVAALLHDTVEDTDYSLDRLRRDFGEEVAHLVDGVTKLDKVEFGTAAEAETIRKMVVAMARDPRVLVIKLSDRLHNMRTMRFLPPEKQAKKARETLEVMAPLAHRLGMATVKWELEDLSFAILHPKKYDEIVRLVANRAPSRDTYLKQVIDEVTQQLDGARVNAKVEGRPKHYYSIYRKMIVKGRDFDDIHDLVGVRVLVDEVRDCYAAMGMVHALWQPMPGRFKDYIAQPRYGVYQSLHTTVIGPDGKPLEVQIRTTEMHRTAEYGIAAHWRYKETRGHNGAPSTATGTVEVDEMSWMRQLLDWQREAADPGDFLESLRYDLAAKEIFVFTPKGDVITLPMGSTPVDFAYAVHTEVGNRCIGSRVNGRLVALERTLDSGDVVEIFTSKAEGAGPSRDWLAFAASPRAKNKIKQWFAKERREEAIEQGKEAITREARRTGMPLQRLVSADSMAALARELHYPDLSGLYAAIGEGQASARHVIQRLVALLGGVEDAEEELAERATPSTVRVRRATGDAGVVVKADGEDMGDLYTKLARCCTPVPGDEIMGFVTRGGSVSVHRTDCTNAADLKNRAERLVDVAWSVSESSVFLVAIQVEALDRHRLLSDVTKVLADEKVNILSASVTTSRDRVAVSRFSFEMGAPKHLGHVLQAVRNVEGVYDVYRVTSAS; this is encoded by the coding sequence GTGACGGGCGTCGAGCCGAGCGCTCCGCCCGCCGTCGCGGAGTACGGGCCGGACCACGCGGACGACCCGGCGAAGCCGTCGGCCACCCGCCGGGTCCGCGCGCGGATCGCCCGGCGGATGACGCCGCAGCGGGTCGCGATCGTGAAGCCGGTCCTCGAGCCGCTCGCCAGCGTGCACCGGACGTTGCACCCCAAGGCGGACCTGGTCCTGCTGCAGCGGGCGTACGACGTCGCCGAGGACAAGCACCAGCACCAGAAGCGCAAGTCCGGGGACCCCTACATCACCCACCCGCTCGCCGTGGCGACGATCCTCGCCGAGCTGGGCATGGACACGACCACGCTGGTCGCGGCCCTGCTGCACGACACCGTCGAGGACACGGACTACTCGCTGGACCGGCTGCGCCGGGACTTCGGCGAGGAGGTCGCGCACCTGGTCGACGGCGTCACCAAGCTGGACAAGGTCGAGTTCGGCACCGCGGCCGAGGCCGAGACGATCCGCAAGATGGTCGTCGCGATGGCCCGGGACCCGCGCGTACTGGTCATCAAGCTGTCGGACCGGCTGCACAACATGCGGACCATGCGGTTCCTGCCGCCGGAGAAGCAGGCGAAGAAGGCGCGCGAGACCCTCGAGGTGATGGCGCCGCTGGCGCACCGCCTGGGCATGGCGACGGTGAAGTGGGAGCTGGAGGACCTGTCCTTCGCGATCCTGCACCCGAAGAAGTACGACGAGATCGTCCGGCTCGTCGCGAACCGGGCGCCGTCCCGGGACACCTACCTCAAGCAGGTCATCGACGAGGTGACGCAGCAGCTCGACGGGGCGCGGGTGAACGCGAAGGTCGAGGGCCGGCCGAAGCACTACTACTCGATCTACCGCAAGATGATCGTCAAGGGCCGGGACTTCGACGACATCCACGACCTGGTCGGCGTGCGCGTGCTCGTCGACGAGGTGCGGGACTGCTACGCGGCGATGGGCATGGTGCACGCGCTGTGGCAGCCGATGCCGGGCCGCTTCAAGGACTACATCGCCCAGCCCCGCTACGGCGTCTACCAGTCGTTGCACACCACGGTGATCGGCCCGGACGGCAAGCCGCTGGAGGTGCAGATCCGCACCACGGAGATGCACCGCACGGCCGAGTACGGCATCGCGGCGCACTGGCGCTACAAGGAGACCCGCGGGCACAACGGCGCGCCGAGCACGGCGACCGGCACCGTCGAGGTCGACGAGATGTCCTGGATGCGGCAGCTGCTGGACTGGCAGCGGGAGGCCGCGGACCCGGGGGACTTCCTCGAGTCGCTGCGCTACGACCTGGCGGCGAAGGAGATCTTCGTCTTCACCCCCAAGGGCGACGTGATCACGCTGCCGATGGGCTCCACCCCGGTGGACTTCGCCTACGCGGTGCACACCGAGGTCGGGAACCGCTGCATCGGCTCCCGGGTCAACGGCCGGCTGGTCGCGCTCGAGCGCACGCTGGACTCGGGCGACGTCGTCGAGATCTTCACCTCGAAGGCCGAGGGCGCCGGGCCGAGCCGGGACTGGCTCGCGTTCGCCGCCTCCCCGCGCGCGAAGAACAAGATCAAGCAGTGGTTCGCGAAGGAGCGCCGCGAGGAGGCTATCGAGCAGGGCAAGGAGGCCATCACGCGCGAGGCGCGCCGCACCGGCATGCCGCTGCAGCGTCTGGTCTCCGCGGACTCGATGGCGGCCCTCGCCCGCGAGCTGCACTACCCGGACCTCTCCGGGCTCTACGCCGCGATCGGTGAGGGCCAGGCGAGCGCCCGGCACGTCATCCAACGGCTGGTGGCGCTGCTGGGCGGGGTCGAGGACGCCGAGGAGGAGCTCGCCGAGCGGGCCACGCCGTCGACGGTCCGGGTCCGGCGCGCGACCGGGGACGCCGGCGTCGTCGTCAAGGCGGACGGCGAGGACATGGGCGATCTCTACACGAAGCTCGCGCGGTGCTGCACGCCGGTGCCGGGCGACGAGATCATGGGCTTCGTGACGCGCGGGGGCTCGGTCAGCGTGCACCGCACGGACTGCACGAATGCCGCGGACCTGAAGAACCGGGCGGAGCGGCTCGTCGACGTCGCGTGGTCGGTCTCCGAGTCCTCGGTCTTCCTGGTGGCGATCCAGGTCGAGGCCCTCGACCGGCACCGGCTGCTCTCCGACGTCACGAAGGTGCTGGCGGACGAGAAGGTCAACATCCTGTCCGCGTCCGTGACGACGTCACGGGACCGGGTCGCGGTCTCCCGGTTCTCCTTCGAGATGGGCGCCCCGAAGCATCTGGGACACGTGCTGCAGGCGGTCCGCAACGTCGAGGGCGTCTACGACGTCTACCGGGTCACCAGCGCGAGCTGA
- a CDS encoding MBL fold metallo-hydrolase, whose protein sequence is MLVAGFPAGAFQTNCYVVAQAAGEACVVVDPGQDAVEPLEALLKEHRLTPVAVLLTHGHFDHTFSVAPVCDGHDVPAWIHPDDREMLADPMKGISAESAAFFGGRLELREPSDVRTLDDRSSLELAGLRLRVDHTPGHTPGSVVFTTETEEGVEVILAGDTLFAGSIGRTDLPGGSHQQLLDSVRDRLLVRDDSGVVLPGHGPTTTIGRERASNPFLQDLSTPARTGTTRGRGL, encoded by the coding sequence GTGCTCGTCGCAGGATTCCCGGCAGGGGCCTTCCAGACCAACTGCTACGTGGTGGCCCAGGCCGCGGGGGAGGCGTGCGTCGTCGTCGATCCCGGGCAGGACGCCGTCGAACCGCTCGAGGCGTTGTTGAAGGAGCATCGGCTGACGCCGGTCGCCGTCCTGCTCACCCACGGGCACTTCGACCACACCTTCAGCGTCGCCCCGGTCTGCGACGGCCACGACGTCCCGGCCTGGATCCACCCGGACGACCGGGAGATGCTCGCGGACCCGATGAAGGGCATCTCGGCGGAGTCCGCCGCCTTCTTCGGCGGCCGGCTGGAGCTGCGCGAGCCGTCGGACGTCCGGACCCTCGACGACCGGTCGTCGCTGGAGCTGGCCGGACTGCGGCTGCGGGTCGACCACACGCCGGGGCACACACCGGGATCGGTGGTCTTCACGACGGAGACCGAGGAAGGGGTCGAGGTGATCCTCGCGGGGGACACGTTGTTCGCGGGGTCGATCGGGCGGACGGACCTGCCAGGCGGCTCGCACCAGCAGCTGCTGGACAGCGTGCGGGACCGGCTGCTCGTCCGGGACGACTCCGGCGTCGTGCTGCCCGGCCACGGGCCCACGACCACGATCGGCCGGGAGCGGGCGTCGAACCCGTTCCTGCAGGACCTCTCCACCCCGGCGCGGACCGGAACGACACGGGGACGTGGACTGTGA
- the ruvA gene encoding Holliday junction branch migration protein RuvA, giving the protein MIASVRGPVLEIGLDHAVVEVGGVGLAVHATPSTLAGLRRGVESRLATTLIVREDSLTLFGFADADERELFLLVQTVSGIGPRLALATIAVLEPDTLRRALADGDLTTLQRIPGVGKKSAERLVVELRDKVAAPATVPVGASAAPAAGGAGGRREQVVEALVGLGFTARPAEQAVDAVLARSPDAAAAELLRSALSSLGRSR; this is encoded by the coding sequence TTGATCGCGTCGGTGCGGGGTCCCGTTCTCGAGATCGGGCTGGACCACGCGGTCGTGGAGGTCGGCGGGGTCGGGCTGGCCGTGCACGCCACCCCCAGCACCCTGGCCGGGTTGCGACGCGGCGTCGAGTCCCGGCTGGCCACCACCCTGATCGTGCGCGAGGACTCGCTGACCCTGTTCGGATTCGCGGACGCGGACGAGCGGGAGCTGTTCCTGCTGGTCCAGACGGTCAGCGGGATCGGCCCGCGGCTCGCCCTCGCCACCATCGCGGTCCTGGAGCCGGACACGCTCCGCCGCGCACTCGCGGACGGGGACCTCACCACCCTGCAGCGCATCCCGGGCGTCGGGAAGAAGAGCGCGGAACGCCTGGTCGTCGAGCTGCGGGACAAGGTCGCCGCGCCCGCGACGGTCCCGGTCGGGGCCTCGGCCGCCCCCGCCGCCGGGGGCGCCGGCGGCAGGCGGGAGCAGGTCGTCGAGGCGCTCGTCGGGCTCGGGTTCACCGCCCGGCCGGCCGAGCAGGCCGTCGACGCGGTGCTGGCCCGGTCGCCGGACGCGGCGGCCGCCGAGCTCCTGCGGTCCGCGTTGTCGAGCCTGGGCCGCTCACGGTGA
- the ruvB gene encoding Holliday junction branch migration DNA helicase RuvB, whose amino-acid sequence MEDDGSRDVSPEAVSEDVEVENSLRPRRLSEFIGQPRVREQLQLVLEGALRRGDPPDHILLSGPPGLGKTSLSMIVAAELGASIRLTSGPALERAGDLAAMLSNLLPGDVLFIDEIHRIARPAEEMLYLAMEDFRVDVVVGKGPGATSIPLDIAPFTLVGATTRSGALTGPLRDRFGFTAHMEFYEPDELELVLKRAATILGVDLHPDGGTEIARRSRGTPRIANRLLRRVRDFAEVRADGAVTRQVARDALAVYDVDELGLDRLDRAVLSALVRSFHGGPVGVSTLAVAVGEEPGTVEEVCEPYLVRAGMLARTPRGRVATPAAWKHLGLTPPPETPGVSSLF is encoded by the coding sequence ATGGAGGACGACGGCTCGCGGGACGTCTCGCCGGAGGCCGTGTCGGAGGACGTGGAAGTCGAGAACTCGCTGCGTCCCCGCCGGCTGTCGGAGTTCATCGGCCAGCCGCGCGTGCGGGAGCAGCTGCAGCTGGTCCTCGAGGGCGCCCTGCGCCGCGGGGACCCGCCGGACCACATCCTGCTCTCCGGCCCGCCGGGGCTGGGCAAGACGAGCCTGTCGATGATCGTCGCCGCGGAGCTCGGCGCCTCGATCCGGCTCACCTCCGGGCCCGCGCTGGAGCGGGCCGGGGACCTCGCCGCGATGCTCTCGAACCTGCTCCCGGGGGACGTCCTGTTCATCGACGAGATCCACCGCATCGCCCGGCCCGCCGAGGAGATGCTCTACCTCGCGATGGAGGACTTCCGGGTCGACGTCGTCGTCGGGAAGGGCCCCGGCGCCACGTCGATCCCGCTGGACATCGCCCCGTTCACGCTGGTCGGCGCCACCACGCGGTCCGGAGCGCTCACCGGGCCGCTGCGGGACCGGTTCGGCTTCACCGCGCACATGGAGTTCTACGAGCCGGACGAGCTGGAGCTCGTGCTCAAGCGCGCGGCCACGATCCTGGGCGTCGACCTGCACCCGGACGGCGGCACCGAGATCGCCCGCCGCTCCCGGGGCACGCCCCGCATCGCCAACCGGCTGCTGCGCCGGGTCCGGGACTTCGCCGAGGTGCGCGCAGACGGGGCCGTCACCCGGCAGGTCGCCCGGGACGCGCTGGCCGTCTACGACGTCGACGAGCTCGGCCTGGACCGGCTGGACCGGGCCGTGCTGAGCGCCCTGGTGCGGTCCTTCCACGGCGGACCGGTGGGTGTGTCCACGCTCGCCGTGGCAGTCGGCGAGGAACCCGGTACCGTCGAAGAGGTATGCGAGCCCTACCTCGTGCGGGCCGGGATGCTGGCCCGCACGCCGCGGGGCCGGGTCGCGACGCCGGCCGCCTGGAAGCACCTCGGTCTGACGCCGCCGCCGGAGACCCCCGGGGTCTCGTCACTGTTCTGA